From a region of the Corallococcus coralloides DSM 2259 genome:
- a CDS encoding HlyD family secretion protein encodes MDIPKPRAPRRKPYLLAALGLAALVAVTVGLSRLRPAAPTVDKASVWLDTVKRGPLVRQVKGTGSLVPESIRWLTADTAGRVERIHVRPGATVTAGTLLLELSNPDVQLQALEAERQLASAEGDFLELRELLQTQRLSQQATVATLTAESADATRRAQANAALFQKAFVGDLETRQAQEKAEEAGQRLELERQRLDVMSQSLRQRLASQQEQVERLKAVARFRRQQVESMKVLAGEDGVLQELPLELGQWVTPGVLLAKVVKPERLKAELRIAETQARDILPGLKAQVDTRNGVVEGTVARVAPAASQGTVRVEVSLPDALPRGARPDLTVEGTVELERLDDVLSVGRPAGAQAESTLALFRVLPGGDEAVRIPVKLGRGSVNAVEVVQGLSEGDQVVLSDMTAWDAVERVRLR; translated from the coding sequence GTGGACATCCCGAAGCCCCGAGCACCCCGCCGCAAACCCTACCTCCTGGCCGCCCTGGGCCTCGCCGCGCTCGTGGCGGTGACGGTGGGGCTGTCCCGGCTGCGCCCCGCCGCGCCCACCGTGGACAAGGCCTCGGTGTGGCTGGACACGGTGAAGCGCGGTCCGCTGGTGCGCCAGGTGAAGGGCACCGGGTCGCTGGTGCCCGAGTCCATCCGCTGGCTCACCGCCGACACCGCCGGCCGCGTGGAGCGCATCCACGTGCGTCCCGGCGCCACCGTCACCGCCGGCACGCTGCTGTTGGAGCTGTCCAACCCGGACGTGCAGCTCCAGGCCCTGGAGGCCGAACGCCAGCTCGCGAGCGCCGAAGGCGACTTCCTGGAGCTGCGCGAGCTGCTCCAGACGCAGCGGCTGTCCCAGCAGGCCACCGTGGCCACCCTCACCGCCGAGTCCGCCGACGCCACCCGCCGCGCGCAGGCCAACGCGGCGCTCTTCCAGAAGGCCTTCGTCGGCGACCTGGAGACGCGCCAGGCGCAGGAGAAGGCCGAGGAGGCGGGCCAGCGTCTGGAGTTGGAGCGCCAGCGCCTGGACGTCATGTCCCAGAGCCTGCGCCAGCGCCTCGCGTCCCAGCAGGAGCAGGTGGAGCGGCTCAAGGCCGTGGCGCGCTTCCGCCGCCAGCAGGTGGAGTCCATGAAGGTGCTCGCGGGCGAGGACGGCGTGCTCCAGGAGCTGCCGCTGGAGCTGGGCCAGTGGGTGACGCCCGGCGTGCTCCTGGCCAAGGTGGTGAAGCCGGAGCGGCTCAAGGCGGAGCTGCGAATCGCGGAGACGCAGGCGCGCGACATCCTCCCGGGCCTGAAGGCGCAGGTGGACACGCGCAACGGCGTGGTGGAGGGCACTGTCGCGCGCGTGGCCCCCGCGGCCAGCCAGGGCACGGTGCGCGTGGAGGTGTCGCTGCCGGACGCGCTGCCCAGGGGCGCCCGGCCGGACCTCACCGTGGAGGGCACCGTGGAATTGGAGCGGCTGGACGACGTGCTGTCCGTGGGCCGTCCGGCGGGAGCCCAGGCGGAGAGCACGCTGGCGCTCTTCCGGGTGCTGCCCGGCGGCGACGAGGCGGTGCGCATCCCCGTGAAGCTGGGCCGCGGCTCGGTGAACGCGGTGGAGGTCGTGCAGGGACTTTCAGAAGGCGATCAGGTGGTGCTGTCGGACATGACCGCGTGGGATGCGGTGGAGCGCGTGAGGCTGCGATGA